In the Bordetella genomosp. 10 genome, one interval contains:
- a CDS encoding xanthine dehydrogenase family protein molybdopterin-binding subunit, whose product MSTVAEQPTRQPPAAAGFAVIGKAVSRVDGPLKVSGEAKYTADFHFPGMRYAVPVCSTVAHGRIEALDTARAEAMPGVRLVLHRGNIGPVYRMQGAMVDESRPPFADDEIRYYGQYVALVVADTFEQASAAAAAVQARYAASAPDVDPHLDSKDAPKVESERGDAAAAYEAAPVRIDQTYATPVETHNPIELHATVAVWDGEAYTLYETSQAVVNHKAVMTQMLGTSKDKVRVITRFLGSGFGGKLWPWPHSALAACAARQLGLPVKLVLSRPMMFQSVGHRPRTQQRMRLGADRDGRLLSLRQDYLNHTSILDDYQENCAEATPHMYSTANLRVTSGLARRHVGTPTSMRGPGAVPGLYALESAMDELALALDMDPVELRLRNEPDHDEGNGLPFSSRHLVESVRVGAERFGWSRRDPAVGSMRRDGAILGWGMASCSWLGARQPAQASVALRADGTARVACATQDLGTGTYTVMAQLVSEATGIPLDRIEVVLGDTSLPDGPISGGSTVTASVIPAVLQATRAAVKRLLKTAAKTKAYAGRKPETLAFSAGRVHPKDADAAAGVPYGEIVAAAGLSAVTADANAAEGGFSGDPLKEKWSINSYGAHFAEVMWWPEIARLRVSRVVTVIDAGRMLNPRAARNQIEGAVVMGVGMALFEHTIYDPATGAPVNRNLADYVMATHADSPEIDVTFLDYPDPVLNELGARGVGEIGLAGTAAAIGNAVYHATGVRKRELPILIEDLLPA is encoded by the coding sequence ATGTCCACCGTTGCAGAGCAACCCACACGCCAGCCGCCGGCGGCGGCCGGTTTCGCCGTCATCGGCAAGGCGGTCAGCCGCGTCGACGGGCCCCTGAAGGTCAGCGGCGAGGCGAAGTACACCGCCGATTTCCATTTTCCCGGCATGCGTTATGCCGTGCCCGTGTGCAGCACCGTGGCCCATGGCCGTATCGAGGCGCTGGACACGGCGCGCGCCGAGGCGATGCCGGGCGTGCGCCTGGTCCTGCATCGCGGCAATATCGGCCCCGTGTACCGCATGCAGGGCGCCATGGTGGACGAGAGCCGTCCGCCCTTCGCCGACGACGAGATCCGCTATTACGGGCAGTACGTGGCCCTGGTGGTGGCCGATACCTTCGAGCAGGCCAGCGCGGCGGCGGCCGCCGTCCAGGCGCGCTATGCCGCGTCGGCGCCGGACGTCGATCCGCATCTGGACAGCAAGGATGCGCCCAAGGTCGAAAGCGAACGGGGCGACGCGGCCGCCGCCTACGAGGCCGCGCCGGTGCGCATCGACCAGACCTACGCCACGCCGGTGGAAACCCACAATCCCATCGAGCTGCACGCCACCGTCGCCGTGTGGGACGGCGAGGCCTATACCCTGTACGAGACCTCGCAAGCCGTGGTCAACCACAAGGCCGTGATGACGCAGATGCTGGGGACCAGCAAGGACAAGGTGCGCGTGATCACGCGCTTCCTGGGCTCCGGCTTCGGCGGCAAGCTATGGCCCTGGCCGCATTCGGCGCTGGCGGCCTGCGCCGCGCGCCAACTGGGCTTGCCGGTCAAGCTGGTGCTGTCGCGTCCCATGATGTTCCAGAGCGTGGGGCACCGGCCGCGCACGCAGCAGCGCATGCGCCTGGGCGCCGACCGCGACGGCAGGCTGCTGTCCTTGCGGCAGGACTACCTGAACCATACGTCCATCCTCGACGATTACCAGGAGAATTGCGCGGAGGCGACGCCGCACATGTACAGCACGGCCAACCTGCGCGTCACCTCGGGCCTGGCGCGGCGGCACGTGGGGACGCCCACCTCGATGCGAGGACCGGGCGCGGTGCCGGGGCTTTATGCGCTGGAATCCGCCATGGACGAGTTGGCGCTGGCCCTGGACATGGACCCGGTGGAACTGCGCCTGCGCAACGAGCCGGATCACGACGAGGGCAACGGCCTGCCGTTTTCTTCGCGCCACCTGGTGGAAAGCGTGCGCGTGGGCGCCGAGCGCTTCGGCTGGTCGCGGCGCGATCCGGCCGTCGGCTCGATGCGGCGCGACGGCGCCATCCTCGGTTGGGGCATGGCCTCCTGTTCCTGGCTGGGCGCGCGCCAGCCCGCCCAGGCCAGCGTGGCGCTGCGCGCCGACGGGACGGCGCGGGTGGCCTGCGCCACGCAGGACCTGGGCACGGGCACCTACACCGTCATGGCGCAACTGGTCAGCGAGGCGACCGGCATACCCCTGGATCGCATCGAGGTCGTGCTGGGCGACACATCGCTGCCGGACGGGCCCATATCGGGCGGCTCCACGGTGACGGCCTCGGTCATCCCCGCCGTGCTGCAGGCCACCCGCGCGGCCGTCAAGCGATTGCTCAAGACGGCCGCCAAGACCAAGGCCTATGCCGGCCGCAAGCCGGAGACGCTGGCCTTCAGCGCGGGCCGCGTCCATCCGAAGGATGCCGATGCGGCGGCGGGCGTGCCCTATGGCGAGATCGTCGCCGCCGCGGGCCTGAGCGCGGTCACGGCCGACGCCAATGCCGCGGAGGGCGGCTTCAGCGGCGATCCCCTGAAGGAGAAATGGTCCATCAACTCCTACGGCGCGCATTTCGCCGAGGTGATGTGGTGGCCCGAAATCGCCCGCCTGCGCGTGAGCCGCGTGGTCACGGTGATCGACGCGGGCCGCATGCTCAATCCGCGCGCGGCCCGCAACCAGATCGAAGGCGCGGTGGTCATGGGCGTGGGCATGGCGCTGTTCGAGCACACGATCTACGATCCGGCCACCGGCGCGCCGGTGAACCGCAACCTGGCCGACTACGTCATGGCCACGCATGCCGACAGCCCGGAGATCGACGTGACCTTTCTCGATTATCCCGATCCCGTGCTCAACGAGCTGGGCGCGCGCGGCGTCGGCGAAATCGGCCTGGCGGGCACGGCGGCGGCCATCGGCAATGCCGTTTACCACGCCACCGGCGTGCGCAAGCGGGAGCTGCCGATTCTTATCGAGGACCTGCTGCCCGCCTGA
- a CDS encoding (2Fe-2S)-binding protein, with the protein MAADAPCPLSPDAPQEAPGLVSTKLLINGVPHDLALDPRTTLLDALRDHVRLTGTKKGCDHGQCGACTVHVNGRRVNACLALAIAHEGDAITTIEGLGGPDCLHPMQQAFVEHDGYQCGYCTSGQIMSAVALLEEPWGPDDAEVREAMSGNICRCGAYGNIVAAIQDVRRKA; encoded by the coding sequence ATGGCTGCCGATGCCCCCTGTCCCCTCTCGCCGGACGCGCCGCAGGAAGCGCCCGGCCTCGTATCGACGAAGTTACTCATCAACGGCGTGCCGCACGACCTGGCGCTGGACCCGCGCACGACCCTCCTGGACGCGTTGCGCGACCACGTGCGCCTGACCGGCACCAAGAAGGGCTGCGATCACGGACAGTGCGGGGCCTGTACGGTCCATGTCAACGGCCGCCGCGTGAACGCCTGCCTGGCGCTGGCGATTGCCCACGAAGGCGACGCGATCACCACCATCGAAGGGCTGGGCGGGCCGGATTGCCTGCACCCGATGCAGCAGGCTTTCGTCGAGCATGACGGCTACCAGTGCGGCTATTGCACCTCGGGCCAGATCATGTCGGCGGTGGCGCTGCTGGAAGAACCCTGGGGCCCGGACGACGCCGAGGTGCGGGAGGCGATGAGCGGCAACATCTGCCGCTGCGGCGCCTACGGCAACATCGTCGCCGCCATCCAGGACGTGCGCCGCAAGGCGTGA
- a CDS encoding FAD binding domain-containing protein yields MQTFQFLRAADVADAVRAGGGAAMPGPGARVRFLAGGTTLVDLMKLDVEQPEYVVDINRLPLAGVESTDGGGLRIGALVRNADLARHPTVERDYAVLSQALLAGASAQLRNMATTGGNLLQRTRCVYFRDPVSPCNKRVPGSGCPAIQGYHRNLAVLGTSAHCIASNPSDMNVALMALEAGIEIEGGEGARTVPIGEFFCLPGDTPQRETVLRPGELVTHVTLPPPRPGSRSVYLKLRDRASYEFALASAAVVLGIDGDGRIDHARVALGGVGARPWRAPEAEAALRGETAGEEVFRAAADAALRDARPRSGNGFKVELARRCLAHALRQAAAPAASAAPRG; encoded by the coding sequence ATGCAGACCTTTCAATTCCTGCGGGCCGCCGACGTCGCGGACGCGGTGCGGGCCGGCGGCGGCGCGGCGATGCCCGGGCCGGGCGCGCGGGTGCGTTTCCTGGCGGGCGGCACCACCCTGGTCGACCTGATGAAACTGGACGTCGAACAGCCCGAGTACGTGGTCGACATCAACCGGCTGCCGCTGGCCGGCGTCGAGTCCACGGATGGCGGCGGGCTGCGCATCGGCGCGCTGGTGCGCAACGCCGACCTGGCGCGCCATCCCACGGTCGAACGCGATTACGCCGTGCTGTCGCAGGCCTTGCTGGCCGGCGCTTCCGCGCAGTTGCGCAATATGGCGACGACCGGCGGCAACCTGCTGCAGCGCACGCGCTGCGTTTACTTCCGCGATCCGGTCTCGCCGTGCAACAAGCGCGTTCCCGGCAGCGGCTGTCCGGCCATCCAGGGATATCACCGCAACCTGGCCGTCCTGGGGACCAGCGCGCACTGCATCGCCAGCAATCCGTCCGATATGAACGTCGCCTTGATGGCGCTGGAAGCCGGCATCGAGATCGAGGGCGGAGAGGGCGCGCGCACGGTGCCCATCGGCGAGTTCTTTTGCCTGCCGGGCGACACGCCGCAGCGCGAGACGGTGCTGCGGCCGGGCGAGCTGGTGACGCACGTCACGCTGCCGCCGCCACGGCCGGGCAGCCGCTCGGTCTACCTGAAGCTGCGCGATCGCGCCTCCTACGAGTTCGCCCTGGCCTCGGCCGCCGTCGTGCTGGGCATCGACGGCGACGGGCGCATCGACCACGCGCGCGTGGCGCTGGGCGGCGTCGGCGCCCGGCCCTGGCGCGCGCCGGAGGCCGAGGCGGCGCTGCGGGGAGAGACGGCCGGCGAGGAGGTTTTCCGCGCGGCCGCCGATGCCGCGCTGCGCGATGCCCGGCCCCGGTCCGGGAATGGTTTCAAGGTCGAACTGGCGCGGCGCTGCCTGGCGCATGCCTTGCGGCAGGCGGCGGCGCCTGCCGCGTCCGCCGCCCCACGAGGATAA
- a CDS encoding CheR family methyltransferase, translating to MYAISDQEFANFQRFIFEAAGISLSPAKKALVCGRLAKRLEARRLDSYGAYFSLLRRDGEAQETQLAIDLLTTNETYFFREPRHFEVLAREARDDGGQEKGQRPRPTLPYRVWSAASSTGEEAYTIAMVLDDCLQGRPFEVVGTDISMRVLARARTGHYPEQRGRQIPPAMLKRYCLKGLGPQAGTFLVDRALRRNVRFDHANLNAALPELGLFDAVFLRNVMIYFNGETKRQVVERVLSRLKRGGLLFVGHSESLHGFDAAVAPMMPSVYRKA from the coding sequence ATGTACGCCATTTCCGACCAGGAGTTCGCCAATTTCCAGCGCTTCATCTTCGAGGCCGCCGGAATCAGCCTGTCGCCGGCCAAGAAGGCGCTGGTCTGCGGCCGTTTGGCCAAGCGGCTGGAGGCGCGCCGCCTGGACAGCTACGGGGCCTATTTCTCCTTGCTGCGGCGCGACGGGGAAGCGCAGGAAACCCAGTTGGCGATCGACCTGCTGACCACCAACGAAACCTATTTCTTCCGCGAGCCGCGCCACTTCGAGGTGCTGGCGCGCGAGGCGCGCGATGATGGCGGGCAGGAAAAAGGACAGCGGCCGCGCCCGACGCTGCCTTACCGCGTCTGGAGCGCCGCCAGTTCCACCGGCGAGGAGGCCTACACCATCGCCATGGTGCTGGACGACTGCCTGCAAGGGCGGCCTTTCGAAGTGGTCGGCACCGACATCAGCATGCGCGTGCTGGCGCGCGCGCGCACCGGGCATTATCCGGAACAGCGCGGACGGCAGATCCCGCCGGCCATGCTGAAGCGCTATTGCCTGAAGGGACTGGGCCCGCAGGCCGGGACCTTCCTGGTCGACCGCGCCTTGCGCCGGAACGTGCGCTTCGACCACGCCAACCTGAACGCCGCGCTGCCGGAACTGGGGCTGTTCGACGCGGTCTTCCTGCGCAACGTGATGATCTACTTCAACGGCGAGACCAAGCGCCAGGTGGTCGAGCGCGTCCTGTCCCGGCTCAAGCGCGGGGGCCTCTTGTTCGTGGGCCATTCGGAAAGCCTGCACGGTTTCGACGCCGCGGTGGCGCCGATGATGCCGTCCGTCTATCGCAAGGCCTGA
- a CDS encoding EAL domain-containing response regulator, producing MLPTLRSILVVEDSPSQRRHTVALCRELGIASVHEARDGEEALAVLDAARPLPQVIVVDIEMRGMDGVELIEQLRIRNVQADLVIASGRESAMIDSVVAIALDMGFNVLAGLEKPVTREALSHALDAHGVLARPRRGVLAGEAAPIPPEMLEAALAQGQIHVEYQPKVDMNTGLVRGVEALARWRHPQLGEVSPARFIPLAEQYGLIQPLTFTVMEQALTQAASWNSRGLRLTLSINLSPLLLDWPGLARDIMAVVHRFHVPTEQVSFEITESSLVDPGGHARGLLARLRLRGFGLSIDDYGTGFSSMQQLARIPFTELKIDRSFVHGAIKRKNLRVILKAAIDMAQQMGLVSTAEGIENEEDWQLLRELGCMVGQGYFIARPMAGSAVPGWLKQHRHRVDGLREGLWRGARDGGDAAAS from the coding sequence ATGTTGCCTACGCTGCGCTCCATCCTCGTGGTCGAGGACAGTCCGTCCCAGCGCCGCCATACGGTGGCGCTGTGCCGCGAGCTGGGCATCGCCTCCGTCCACGAGGCCCGCGACGGCGAGGAAGCGCTGGCCGTGCTCGACGCCGCGCGGCCCTTGCCCCAGGTCATCGTGGTCGACATCGAAATGCGCGGCATGGACGGCGTCGAACTGATCGAGCAACTGCGCATCCGCAACGTCCAGGCCGACCTGGTCATCGCCTCCGGCCGCGAAAGCGCGATGATCGATTCCGTGGTCGCCATCGCCCTGGACATGGGCTTCAACGTGCTGGCCGGCCTGGAGAAGCCCGTCACGCGGGAAGCCCTGAGCCATGCGCTGGACGCGCACGGCGTACTGGCGCGTCCGCGCCGCGGCGTCCTGGCCGGCGAGGCGGCGCCGATTCCGCCCGAGATGCTGGAGGCGGCCCTGGCCCAGGGCCAGATCCACGTGGAGTACCAGCCCAAGGTCGACATGAATACCGGCCTGGTGCGCGGCGTGGAGGCGCTGGCCCGCTGGCGCCATCCCCAGTTGGGCGAGGTGTCGCCGGCGCGCTTCATTCCCTTGGCGGAGCAGTATGGCCTGATCCAGCCGCTGACCTTCACGGTGATGGAGCAGGCCCTGACCCAGGCCGCCAGTTGGAACAGCCGCGGCCTGCGCCTGACGCTGTCGATCAATCTCTCGCCGCTGCTGCTGGATTGGCCGGGGCTGGCGCGCGACATCATGGCCGTGGTGCACCGCTTTCACGTGCCGACGGAACAGGTGAGTTTCGAAATCACCGAAAGCTCGCTGGTCGATCCGGGCGGCCACGCGCGGGGGCTGCTGGCGCGGCTGCGCTTGCGCGGCTTCGGCTTGTCCATCGACGACTACGGCACCGGCTTCTCGTCCATGCAGCAACTGGCGCGCATTCCCTTCACCGAATTGAAGATAGACCGCAGCTTCGTGCACGGCGCCATCAAGCGCAAGAATCTGCGCGTGATCCTCAAGGCGGCCATCGACATGGCGCAGCAGATGGGACTGGTGTCGACCGCCGAGGGCATCGAGAACGAAGAGGACTGGCAGTTGCTGCGCGAACTGGGCTGCATGGTGGGGCAGGGATATTTCATCGCCCGTCCCATGGCCGGCAGCGCCGTGCCCGGCTGGCTGAAGCAGCACCGGCACCGGGTCGACGGCCTGCGCGAGGGCCTGTGGCGCGGCGCGCGCGATGGCGGCGACGCCGCCGCATCCTGA
- a CDS encoding sensor histidine kinase, whose amino-acid sequence MSASPHRPIDLAPYIDVYDDMSGRLRLSDVLAMTHSSPAIFQRANRHLQPQPAQATRWLALTIHNDSGVSQRLSLIPASTDTDEVEVNMELGGAWTRERSGSAIPLSAHTDGGGRNGKQFVLPPGARARVYISVRNALPDTVMPVLESAERHARTKSIALAWDAALIGGLAALAWCAVLIGCITQRLPYVYLGMLAATEALYEAAVRGEAQAMFWPDAAGWGSRAELVLGSIGMVLFVLFLRSVARRDPLLAGGMLAVDMVLALLAGLLAASWTMDLYTVSVLLTAIGAVVGAGLLGVLPFLPRRALPMARLFGAAATLLLCHTLLHTASLRGLQSHLAPYPELGANAISAVLLLALASTLAMLAAWSNRLSRRDRESMDMGPRDRAKVRMQVQMQTAALDQALQQATQKSRQQDQLLGYISHDLRAPLATIANYMRLVRDAATPEQQSHLDVIERSLHHQFQLVDEVLAFARGQTQPLELVPAPASPTQLLSEVIGHAVAFCAPKRNAFHFLPPASLPGSVMIDAGRLRQVLLNLLDNAAKFTRDGRVSLCVTSLRRNDRWILEFMVADNGPGVPLERQAELFSAFKQLRSEHGGVGLGLFIADHIVRGMGSSLTLSSVPGDGARFSFSIDVPGVDQTLVSMSPVSVAPPTRFLETALTLPPLAARQSLARLARDGEVSELRGWLRRARASHPECEAFIQRVDAALEELDLSTIERLAAASHDASSANARSLRPTGT is encoded by the coding sequence TTGAGCGCCTCCCCGCATCGGCCCATCGACCTGGCCCCCTACATCGACGTCTATGACGATATGTCGGGCCGCCTGCGGCTATCCGACGTCCTGGCCATGACGCATTCGTCCCCGGCCATCTTCCAGCGCGCCAACCGCCACTTGCAGCCACAGCCCGCGCAGGCCACGCGCTGGCTGGCGCTGACCATCCACAACGACTCCGGCGTCTCCCAGCGGCTCTCGCTGATCCCCGCCTCCACCGACACGGACGAGGTGGAAGTCAACATGGAGCTCGGCGGCGCCTGGACGCGGGAACGCTCCGGCAGCGCCATCCCGCTGAGCGCGCACACCGACGGCGGCGGCCGCAACGGCAAGCAGTTCGTCCTCCCGCCCGGGGCCCGGGCGCGCGTCTACATCAGCGTGCGAAATGCCCTGCCCGACACCGTCATGCCGGTGCTCGAATCGGCCGAACGCCATGCGCGGACCAAGTCGATCGCGCTGGCCTGGGATGCCGCGCTGATCGGCGGCCTGGCGGCCCTGGCCTGGTGCGCCGTCCTGATAGGCTGCATCACGCAACGCCTGCCCTATGTCTACCTGGGTATGCTGGCCGCCACGGAAGCGCTGTACGAAGCGGCCGTGCGCGGCGAGGCCCAGGCCATGTTCTGGCCCGACGCGGCCGGCTGGGGCAGCCGCGCCGAACTGGTGCTGGGCAGCATCGGCATGGTGCTGTTCGTCCTGTTCCTGCGCAGCGTGGCGCGGCGCGACCCGCTGCTGGCCGGCGGCATGCTGGCGGTGGACATGGTGCTGGCCCTGCTGGCCGGCCTGCTGGCGGCGTCGTGGACCATGGACCTGTATACGGTTTCGGTGCTGCTGACCGCCATCGGCGCGGTGGTGGGCGCCGGCCTGCTGGGCGTACTGCCCTTCCTGCCGCGCCGCGCCTTGCCCATGGCGCGCCTGTTCGGCGCCGCCGCCACCTTGCTGCTGTGCCACACGCTGCTGCATACGGCCAGCCTGCGCGGCCTGCAATCCCATCTGGCGCCCTACCCCGAACTCGGGGCCAATGCGATATCGGCCGTGCTGCTGCTGGCGCTGGCGTCGACCCTGGCCATGCTCGCCGCATGGTCGAACCGGCTGTCCCGGCGCGACCGCGAGTCCATGGACATGGGACCGCGCGACCGCGCCAAGGTGCGCATGCAGGTGCAGATGCAGACCGCCGCGCTGGACCAGGCGTTGCAGCAGGCCACGCAGAAGAGCCGGCAGCAGGATCAGTTGCTGGGCTATATCAGCCACGACCTGCGCGCGCCGTTGGCCACCATCGCGAACTATATGCGCCTGGTGCGGGACGCCGCGACGCCGGAACAGCAATCCCACCTGGACGTCATCGAACGCAGCCTGCACCATCAATTCCAGCTTGTCGACGAAGTGCTCGCCTTTGCCCGCGGCCAGACCCAGCCGCTGGAGCTGGTGCCGGCGCCGGCGTCGCCGACCCAGTTGCTGAGCGAGGTCATCGGCCACGCGGTGGCCTTCTGCGCCCCCAAGCGCAACGCCTTCCATTTCCTGCCGCCGGCCAGCCTGCCCGGCAGCGTGATGATCGACGCGGGCAGGCTGCGGCAGGTGCTGTTGAACCTGCTGGACAACGCGGCCAAGTTCACCCGCGACGGCCGGGTATCGCTATGCGTCACCTCGCTGCGGCGCAACGATCGCTGGATACTGGAGTTCATGGTCGCCGACAACGGTCCCGGCGTTCCCCTGGAGCGCCAGGCGGAACTCTTCAGCGCCTTCAAGCAGTTGCGCAGCGAACACGGCGGCGTCGGCCTGGGCCTGTTCATCGCCGACCACATCGTGCGCGGCATGGGCAGCAGCCTGACCTTGTCCAGCGTGCCCGGCGACGGCGCGCGCTTCAGCTTCAGCATCGACGTGCCGGGCGTGGACCAGACCCTGGTCTCCATGTCGCCGGTCAGCGTGGCGCCGCCGACCCGTTTCCTCGAAACCGCCTTGACGCTGCCGCCGCTGGCGGCGCGACAGTCGCTGGCGCGGCTGGCGCGCGACGGCGAGGTCAGCGAATTGCGCGGGTGGCTGCGGCGGGCGCGCGCCAGCCATCCGGAATGCGAGGCCTTCATCCAGCGCGTGGACGCCGCGTTGGAGGAACTGGACCTGTCCACCATCGAACGCCTGGCGGCCGCGTCCCACGACGCGTCGTCCGCGAATGCCAGGAGCCTGCGGCCCACCGGCACTTAG
- a CDS encoding protein-glutamate methylesterase/protein-glutamine glutaminase, whose amino-acid sequence MSIINVMVIDDSAVVRQVLAGVLNEAPDLAVSHAVADPLLAIERLRQAGQAWPDVIVLDIEMPRMDGLTFLRLLMQERPTPVVICSTLTEKGARTSIDALAAGAVAIVTKPKLGLRQFLVEAASELIATVRGAARARARPGVPVPAPPPPKLSADAVLPPQQARAMAQTTERVVAIGTSTGGTQALEEVLTGLPRVCPGLVIVQHMPEKFTAAFAARLDGICRISVKEAQPNDRVMPGCALIAPGGRHMVLKRSGAQYYVDVLDGPLVNRHRPSVDVLFRSVARHAGANALGIIMTGMGDDGAAGLLEMRTAGARTLAQDEESCVVFGMPKEAIKRGAVERTVALSAIGREIQGLAGR is encoded by the coding sequence ATGTCTATCATCAACGTCATGGTCATCGACGATTCCGCCGTGGTGCGGCAGGTGCTGGCGGGCGTGCTGAACGAAGCGCCCGACCTCGCCGTCAGCCACGCGGTGGCCGATCCGCTGCTCGCCATCGAGCGCCTGAGACAGGCGGGGCAAGCCTGGCCAGACGTCATCGTGCTCGACATCGAGATGCCGCGCATGGATGGCCTGACCTTCCTGCGGCTGCTCATGCAGGAGCGTCCCACGCCGGTGGTGATCTGTTCGACGCTGACCGAGAAAGGGGCGCGCACGTCGATCGACGCGCTGGCGGCGGGCGCCGTGGCCATCGTCACCAAGCCCAAGCTGGGCCTGCGGCAATTCCTGGTCGAGGCGGCCAGCGAACTGATCGCCACGGTGCGCGGCGCGGCGCGGGCGCGCGCGCGTCCGGGGGTGCCCGTGCCGGCGCCGCCGCCGCCCAAGCTCAGCGCCGATGCCGTGCTGCCGCCGCAACAGGCGCGCGCCATGGCGCAGACCACCGAGCGGGTCGTCGCCATCGGCACCTCCACCGGCGGCACGCAGGCGCTGGAGGAAGTGCTGACCGGCCTGCCGCGGGTGTGCCCCGGCCTGGTCATCGTGCAGCACATGCCGGAGAAGTTCACCGCGGCCTTCGCCGCGCGGCTGGACGGCATATGCCGCATCAGCGTCAAGGAAGCGCAGCCGAACGACCGCGTGATGCCCGGTTGCGCGCTGATCGCGCCCGGCGGGCGGCACATGGTGCTCAAGCGCAGCGGCGCGCAATACTACGTGGACGTGCTGGACGGTCCGCTGGTCAATCGCCATCGCCCGTCGGTCGACGTGCTGTTCCGCTCGGTCGCCCGCCATGCCGGCGCCAACGCCCTGGGCATCATCATGACCGGCATGGGCGACGACGGCGCGGCCGGCCTGCTCGAAATGCGCACGGCCGGCGCCCGCACGCTGGCGCAGGACGAGGAAAGCTGCGTGGTCTTCGGCATGCCCAAGGAGGCCATCAAGCGCGGCGCCGTGGAGCGCACCGTGGCCTTGTCGGCGATAGGCCGGGAGATCCAGGGCCTGGCCGGCCGTTGA
- a CDS encoding chemotaxis protein CheD, whose translation MLERPLAWRVPRPPVAGAVAPPVEEPRIDVFLQPGDYFVGDAEFRVRTILGSCVSITLWHPRRREGAMSHFLLASRPRHGNAPLDGRYGAEVVQLMLQELEQKGIRVRECEAKIFGGGNMFPGRRHPHVGDIGRRNGEAARKLLRQRGISVRSEHLFGSGHRQVIFNIATGDVWVRQVSPLAPARATM comes from the coding sequence ATGCTGGAACGACCCCTCGCCTGGCGCGTGCCGCGCCCTCCCGTCGCCGGCGCCGTCGCGCCGCCGGTGGAGGAGCCGCGCATCGACGTATTCCTGCAACCGGGCGACTACTTCGTCGGCGACGCCGAATTCCGGGTGCGCACCATCCTCGGCTCCTGCGTGTCCATCACCCTGTGGCATCCGCGCCGCCGCGAGGGGGCGATGTCGCATTTCCTGCTGGCCTCGCGGCCGCGGCACGGCAATGCGCCGCTGGACGGCCGCTACGGGGCGGAAGTGGTGCAGCTCATGCTGCAGGAGCTGGAGCAGAAAGGCATCCGCGTGCGCGAGTGCGAGGCCAAGATCTTCGGCGGCGGCAATATGTTCCCCGGCAGGCGGCACCCCCACGTGGGGGATATCGGCCGCCGCAACGGCGAGGCCGCGCGCAAGCTGCTGCGGCAGCGCGGCATCTCGGTGCGTTCCGAGCATCTGTTCGGCAGCGGCCACCGGCAAGTCATTTTCAATATCGCAACCGGCGACGTCTGGGTGAGGCAGGTCTCGCCCCTGGCGCCGGCACGCGCGACGATGTAG
- a CDS encoding aldo/keto reductase gives MEYRHLGASGFTVPVLSFGTGTFGGKGEFFQAWGSTDVAEARRLIDICLEAGVTMFDTADIYSRGASEEVLGQAIKGRRDQVILSTKATFRFDDTPNNVGSSRFHLIRAVEDALKRLGTDYIDLFQFHGFDAKTPVEEVLSTLDTLVRAGKIRYTGVSNFSGWHLMKSLAAADRYGYPRYVANQTYYSLIGRDYEWELMPLGLDQGVGAVVWSPLGWGRLTGKIRRGQPLPATSRLHKTADMGPQVPDERLYRVVDALDEIAQETGKTVPQIALNWLLQRPTVSTVLIGARDETQLRANLGAVGWNLSAEQVAKLDAASKVERAYPYWHQAGFAERNPFPTE, from the coding sequence ATGGAATACCGACACTTGGGCGCGTCCGGCTTCACGGTGCCCGTACTCAGTTTCGGAACCGGCACGTTCGGCGGCAAGGGCGAATTCTTCCAGGCCTGGGGCAGCACCGACGTCGCCGAAGCGCGCCGCCTGATCGATATCTGCCTGGAAGCCGGCGTGACGATGTTCGACACGGCCGACATCTATTCGCGCGGCGCCTCCGAGGAAGTCCTGGGCCAGGCGATCAAGGGCCGCCGCGACCAGGTCATCCTGTCGACCAAGGCGACCTTCCGCTTCGACGACACGCCGAACAACGTGGGATCCTCGCGCTTTCACCTGATACGCGCGGTCGAGGACGCGCTCAAGCGCCTGGGCACGGACTACATCGACCTGTTCCAGTTCCACGGCTTCGACGCCAAGACGCCGGTGGAAGAAGTGCTGTCGACGCTGGACACCCTGGTGCGCGCCGGCAAGATCCGCTACACGGGCGTGTCCAACTTCTCCGGCTGGCACTTGATGAAGTCGCTGGCGGCGGCCGACCGCTACGGTTATCCGCGCTACGTGGCCAACCAGACCTATTACTCGCTGATCGGCCGCGACTATGAATGGGAACTGATGCCGCTGGGCCTGGACCAGGGCGTGGGCGCGGTGGTGTGGAGTCCGCTGGGCTGGGGCCGCCTGACGGGCAAGATCCGCCGCGGCCAGCCGCTGCCGGCCACCAGCCGTCTGCACAAGACGGCCGACATGGGCCCGCAGGTGCCCGACGAACGCCTCTACCGCGTCGTCGACGCGCTGGACGAGATCGCCCAGGAAACCGGCAAGACCGTGCCGCAGATCGCGCTGAACTGGCTGCTGCAACGGCCCACGGTCAGCACCGTGCTGATCGGCGCGCGCGACGAAACCCAGTTGCGGGCGAACCTGGGCGCGGTGGGCTGGAACCTGAGCGCCGAACAGGTGGCGAAGCTGGATGCCGCCAGCAAGGTGGAACGCGCCTATCCCTACTGGCACCAGGCCGGCTTCGCCGAGCGCAATCCTTTCCCGACGGAATAA